The Bos javanicus breed banteng chromosome 18, ARS-OSU_banteng_1.0, whole genome shotgun sequence genome has a segment encoding these proteins:
- the IRX5 gene encoding iroquois-class homeodomain protein IRX-5 isoform X2, with the protein MSYPQGYLYQPSASLALYSCPAYSTSVISGPRTDELGRSSSGSAFSPYAGSTAFTAPSPGYNSHLQYGADPAAAAAAAFSSYVGSPYDHTPGMAGSLGYHPYAAPLGSYPYGDPAYRKNATRDATATLKAWLNEHRKNPYPTKGEKIMLAIITKMTLTQVSTWFANARRRLKKENKMTWTPRNRSEDEEEEENIDLEKNDEDEPQKPEDKGDPEGPEAGGAEQKAVSGCERLQGPPTPAGKETEGSLSDSDFKEPPSEGRLDALPGPPRAGGLSPAGPAAARLAEDPAPHYPSGAPAPGPHPAAGELPPGPGGPSVIHSPPPPPPQAVLAKPKLWSLAEIATSSDKVKDGGGGNEGSPCPPCPGPVAGQALGGSRASPAPAPSRSPSAQCPFPGGTVLSRPLYYTAPFYPGYTNYGSFGHLHGHPGPGPGPTTGPGSHFNGLNQTVLNRADALAKDPKMLRSQSQLDLCKDSPYELKKGMSDI; encoded by the exons ATGTCCTACCCGCAGGGCTACTTGTACCAGCCGTCCGCCTCGCTGGCGCTCTACTCTTGCCCGGCGTACAGCACCAGCGTCATCTCGGGGCCCCGCACGGATGAGCTCGGCCGCTCGTCGTCGGGCTCCGCGTTCTCGCCCTACGCCGGCTCCACAGCCTTCACGGCGCCCTCGCCGGGCTACAACTCTCACCTCCAGTACGGCGCCGATCCCGCGGCGGCAGCCGCCGCCGCCTTCTCTTCGTACGTG GGCTCTCCCTACGACCATACACCGGGCATGGCAGGTTCCTTGGGGTACCACCCGTACGCGGCGCCCCTGGGCTCGTACCCGTACGGGGACCCCGCGTACCGGAAGAACGCCACGCGAGACGCCACAGCTACGCTCAAGGCCTGGCTCAACGAGCACCGCAAGAACCCCTACCCCACCAAGGGCGAGAAGATCATGCTGGCCATCATCACCAAGATGACCCTCACCCAGGTGTCCACCTGGTTCGCTAACGCGCGCCGGCGCCTCAAGAAGGAGAACAAGATGACGTGGACGCCGCGGAACCGCAgcgaggacgaggaggaggaagagaacatTGATCTGGAGAAGAACGACGAGGATGAGCCCCAGAAGCCCGAAGACAAGGGCGACCCCGAGGGCCCCGAAGCAG GAGGAGCAGAGCAAAAGGCGGTTTCGGGCTGCGAACGGCTGCAGGGGCCGCCCACCCCTGCCGGCAAGGAGACCGAGGGCAGCCTCAGCGACTCGGATTTTAAGGAGCCGCCATCCGAGGGCCGCCTCGACGCGCTGCCCGGGCCCCCCCGCGCCGGCGGGCTCTCCCCGGCCGGGCCCGCGGCAGCGCGGCTGGCCGAGGACCCAGCCCCTCATTACCCCTCCGGCGCGCCGGCTCCGGGCCCGCACCCAGCCGCGGGAGAGCTGCCCCCCGGTCCCGGAGGGCCCTCGGTCATACActcgccgccaccgccgccgccgcaggCGGTGCTCGCCAAGCCCAAACTGTGGTCTCTGGCGGAGATCGCCACATCCTCGGACAAGGTCAAGGACGGGGGCGGCGGGAACGAGGGCTCTCCGTGCCCACCGTGCCCCGGGCCCGTAGCCGGGCAAGCCCTAGGAGGCAGCCGCGCGTCGCCAGCCCCGGCGCCATCGCGCTCGCCCTCGGCGCAGTGTCCCTTCCCAGGCGGGACGGTGCTGTCCCGGCCTCTCTACTACACGGCGCCCTTCTATCCTGGCTACACGAACTATGGCTCCTTCGGACACCTTCACGGCCACCCGGGGCCCGGGCCAGGCCCCACCACGGGTCCGGGCTCGCATTTCAATGGATTAAACCAGACCGTGTTGAATCGAGCGGACGCTTTGGCTAAAGACCCGAAAATGTTGCGGAGCCAGTCCCAGCTAGACCTGTGCAAAGACTCTCCCTATGAATTGAAGAAAGGTATGTCCGACATTTAA
- the IRX5 gene encoding iroquois-class homeodomain protein IRX-5 isoform X1, which translates to MSYPQGYLYQPSASLALYSCPAYSTSVISGPRTDELGRSSSGSAFSPYAGSTAFTAPSPGYNSHLQYGADPAAAAAAAFSSYVGSPYDHTPGMAGSLGYHPYAAPLGSYPYGDPAYRKNATRDATATLKAWLNEHRKNPYPTKGEKIMLAIITKMTLTQVSTWFANARRRLKKENKMTWTPRNRSEDEEEEENIDLEKNDEDEPQKPEDKGDPEGPEAGGAEQKAVSGCERLQGPPTPAGKETEGSLSDSDFKEPPSEGRLDALPGPPRAGGLSPAGPAAARLAEDPAPHYPSGAPAPGPHPAAGELPPGPGGPSVIHSPPPPPPQAVLAKPKLWSLAEIATSSDKVKDGGGGNEGSPCPPCPGPVAGQALGGSRASPAPAPSRSPSAQCPFPGGTVLSRPLYYTAPFYPGYTNYGSFGHLHGHPGPGPGPTTGPGSHFNGLNQTVLNRADALAKDPKMLRSQSQLDLCKDSPYELKKDGGASIILGPRLRTTWSGDPC; encoded by the exons ATGTCCTACCCGCAGGGCTACTTGTACCAGCCGTCCGCCTCGCTGGCGCTCTACTCTTGCCCGGCGTACAGCACCAGCGTCATCTCGGGGCCCCGCACGGATGAGCTCGGCCGCTCGTCGTCGGGCTCCGCGTTCTCGCCCTACGCCGGCTCCACAGCCTTCACGGCGCCCTCGCCGGGCTACAACTCTCACCTCCAGTACGGCGCCGATCCCGCGGCGGCAGCCGCCGCCGCCTTCTCTTCGTACGTG GGCTCTCCCTACGACCATACACCGGGCATGGCAGGTTCCTTGGGGTACCACCCGTACGCGGCGCCCCTGGGCTCGTACCCGTACGGGGACCCCGCGTACCGGAAGAACGCCACGCGAGACGCCACAGCTACGCTCAAGGCCTGGCTCAACGAGCACCGCAAGAACCCCTACCCCACCAAGGGCGAGAAGATCATGCTGGCCATCATCACCAAGATGACCCTCACCCAGGTGTCCACCTGGTTCGCTAACGCGCGCCGGCGCCTCAAGAAGGAGAACAAGATGACGTGGACGCCGCGGAACCGCAgcgaggacgaggaggaggaagagaacatTGATCTGGAGAAGAACGACGAGGATGAGCCCCAGAAGCCCGAAGACAAGGGCGACCCCGAGGGCCCCGAAGCAG GAGGAGCAGAGCAAAAGGCGGTTTCGGGCTGCGAACGGCTGCAGGGGCCGCCCACCCCTGCCGGCAAGGAGACCGAGGGCAGCCTCAGCGACTCGGATTTTAAGGAGCCGCCATCCGAGGGCCGCCTCGACGCGCTGCCCGGGCCCCCCCGCGCCGGCGGGCTCTCCCCGGCCGGGCCCGCGGCAGCGCGGCTGGCCGAGGACCCAGCCCCTCATTACCCCTCCGGCGCGCCGGCTCCGGGCCCGCACCCAGCCGCGGGAGAGCTGCCCCCCGGTCCCGGAGGGCCCTCGGTCATACActcgccgccaccgccgccgccgcaggCGGTGCTCGCCAAGCCCAAACTGTGGTCTCTGGCGGAGATCGCCACATCCTCGGACAAGGTCAAGGACGGGGGCGGCGGGAACGAGGGCTCTCCGTGCCCACCGTGCCCCGGGCCCGTAGCCGGGCAAGCCCTAGGAGGCAGCCGCGCGTCGCCAGCCCCGGCGCCATCGCGCTCGCCCTCGGCGCAGTGTCCCTTCCCAGGCGGGACGGTGCTGTCCCGGCCTCTCTACTACACGGCGCCCTTCTATCCTGGCTACACGAACTATGGCTCCTTCGGACACCTTCACGGCCACCCGGGGCCCGGGCCAGGCCCCACCACGGGTCCGGGCTCGCATTTCAATGGATTAAACCAGACCGTGTTGAATCGAGCGGACGCTTTGGCTAAAGACCCGAAAATGTTGCGGAGCCAGTCCCAGCTAGACCTGTGCAAAGACTCTCCCTATGAATTGAAGAAAG